The following nucleotide sequence is from Chryseobacterium sp. CY350.
AATTCCAGAATCTGGCGTTTGAGACTTTTAATGAAAACATTTTCCCAGACTGCCGATGTAACTCCGTTATCGAATTCTAAATTCCAAACGTCGTTTCCGTAGTTTTCATCATATCTGTTTTCGCCTTTTTTTGTCGTGATCAGAAGCATAATGTTGTGGGCAATACTTTCACCCATATCGCAGGTGTCTATACTTCCTCCTTCAGACATCAGCACTGATGGCACAAAGGGCATTCTGTAATTTGGTGTGTCCATAGATTTTTCTTCTCTATTTTATTTTTTTTGGTGTCATTAATTAAAATGAAATACCAAATTAATCATTTTCGGGAAATAATTTATGATAATCTTTTGAAACTTTGATGGGACGCAAATCTTGATAGCTAAAATTAATTTAATAAGAGCAATAAAGATTTCAATTTGTACATCATTTAAAATGAAAAAAAACATCATTTAAAGTCGGGAACTTACAAACAATAGTGAAACAAACCTCCCGAGAACTCCGGAAGTCGCAAACAAATCAGCTAACACTTCACGAGAAGTCGGGAACTTACAAACAATAGTGAAACAAACCTCCCGAGAGCTCCGGAAGTCGCAAACAAATCAGCTAACACTTCACGAGAAGTCGGGAACTTACCAACAATAGTGAAACAAACCTCCCGAGAGCTCTGGAAGTCGCAAACAAATCAGCTAACACTTCACGAGAAGTCGGCGAGATTCACTTCGGCTTCGCTTAGGAAACTGCAAAAATTTATGAGTCTGTATTTTTAGTACGATTAATGATATAATAAACCGGAAGTCCCAATAAAACAATCAAAAACCCTGGCCAAGTATATTGTTGCTTATAGATCAGGAGAAGAACGCAAAAAACCGTTCCTATCACCAGATAAATAATTGGCGTTACGGGATACAACCATGTTTTGTAAGGTCTTTCAAGATTGGGCTGTTTGATTCTTAAATAAATCACCCCGAAAACAGTAATCATATAAAAAAG
It contains:
- a CDS encoding GPW/gp25 family protein — encoded protein: MDTPNYRMPFVPSVLMSEGGSIDTCDMGESIAHNIMLLITTKKGENRYDENYGNDVWNLEFDNGVTSAVWENVFIKSLKRQILEFEPRIIQPQIDAHVEIVEHNYDTKEHTEIKKKVKIAINAKMEETGERFSFSTELFLSPMSID